The Hippea jasoniae genome has a window encoding:
- a CDS encoding nitroreductase, with product MNVVDAIKARFSVRAYLDKPVEKELVYKILDIARFSPSGHNMQPWEVAVVMGKKKEELSQKLVEAVKNKAERKYDYFYGPKELPDIINRRRKQCNTLVFEHKNIDPKKDREKLMEHILENFRFFGAPVVLIIMREKELGEPSFIDLGLFGQSIMLTAVEFGLATCPQTSIAAYPYIIREVLGIPENKMIVYSIVLGYPDKDAHINKLRMPRDEVEVFTTFYE from the coding sequence ATGAATGTAGTTGATGCAATCAAGGCAAGATTCTCTGTTAGAGCTTATCTGGATAAACCGGTTGAAAAAGAGCTTGTGTACAAAATTTTAGACATAGCACGATTTTCACCCAGTGGACACAATATGCAACCGTGGGAGGTTGCCGTTGTAATGGGTAAAAAGAAAGAGGAACTCTCTCAAAAGCTTGTTGAGGCTGTAAAAAACAAAGCAGAAAGGAAATATGATTATTTTTATGGACCAAAAGAGTTGCCTGATATTATCAACCGCAGAAGGAAACAGTGCAACACACTTGTTTTTGAGCACAAAAACATAGATCCAAAAAAGGATAGAGAAAAATTGATGGAGCATATATTGGAAAACTTCCGCTTCTTTGGTGCGCCGGTTGTGTTGATTATCATGAGAGAAAAAGAGCTTGGTGAACCTTCATTTATCGATTTAGGGTTGTTTGGTCAGAGCATTATGCTAACGGCTGTTGAATTTGGCCTTGCCACATGCCCGCAAACATCTATAGCAGCCTATCCCTACATAATTAGAGAGGTTTTAGGTATACCTGAAAACAAAATGATCGTTTATTCGATTGTTCTTGGATACCCTGATAAGGATGCACATATCAATAAACTCAGAATGCCAAGGGATGAGGTAGAAGTTTTTACAACCTTCTATGAATAA
- a CDS encoding menaquinone biosynthesis decarboxylase, translating into MVFENLHEYIDALKKRNELIEIKETIDPVYEAGYIADRLIKGKGPAVLFRHPKNSDIPLAMNLFGTKQRTEFALGVKSLDELSERVEELVNAEIPYNFWDKLKNIVKLKQFSKFIPKIVDKAPSQEIITDDVDLFKFPILKTWPLDGGRFITLPLVFTKNPLTGKQNCGMYRMQVFDKNTTGMHWHIHKDGASHYRWYKQNNKRMPVCVAIGADPITIYSATAPLPEDIDEMLFASFLRRKPVKLVKATLYPEILVPAEAEIILEGYVDPNEPLRLEGPFGDHTGYYSLADYYPVFHIQRITMRKDPIYPATIVGKPPMEDCFLGKATERLFLPIIKKILPEIIDINLPVEGIFHNFAFVSIDKQFPGHAFKVINALWGLGMMSLTKIIVIFDKHVNVQDLSEVIWRLGNNIDPQRDIIFTKGPLDVLEHASSLPNFGSKMGIDATKKLKGEGFEREWPDDIEMTEDVKHKMDKLIKKYLGR; encoded by the coding sequence ATGGTATTTGAAAATCTTCATGAATACATCGACGCATTAAAAAAACGCAACGAGTTGATAGAAATCAAAGAAACAATAGATCCTGTTTATGAGGCTGGATATATTGCTGATAGGCTAATTAAAGGTAAAGGACCTGCGGTATTATTCAGGCATCCAAAAAACAGCGATATACCGCTTGCAATGAACCTTTTTGGCACAAAACAGAGAACAGAATTTGCTTTAGGCGTTAAAAGTCTGGATGAGTTATCAGAGAGGGTTGAGGAACTTGTAAATGCCGAAATTCCCTACAACTTCTGGGATAAACTAAAAAACATCGTAAAATTAAAACAGTTCAGTAAATTTATACCAAAAATTGTAGATAAAGCCCCATCGCAGGAGATTATAACAGACGATGTTGATCTATTCAAATTCCCCATTTTAAAAACATGGCCATTGGATGGTGGACGGTTTATTACACTGCCGCTTGTATTTACAAAAAATCCTTTAACAGGCAAACAAAACTGCGGTATGTACAGGATGCAGGTGTTTGACAAAAACACAACAGGCATGCACTGGCACATCCACAAAGACGGCGCATCCCACTATCGCTGGTATAAGCAAAACAACAAAAGAATGCCCGTATGCGTGGCTATCGGTGCAGACCCGATAACAATATATTCGGCAACTGCGCCGCTGCCAGAGGATATAGATGAGATGCTGTTTGCCTCGTTTTTAAGAAGAAAACCTGTAAAACTTGTTAAAGCGACGCTTTATCCAGAGATTTTAGTGCCAGCTGAGGCAGAAATTATACTTGAAGGTTATGTTGACCCCAATGAGCCACTGCGGCTTGAAGGCCCATTTGGAGACCATACAGGCTACTACTCACTTGCCGATTATTATCCTGTTTTTCACATTCAGCGCATTACAATGAGAAAAGATCCCATCTATCCTGCCACAATCGTGGGCAAACCCCCGATGGAGGATTGTTTTTTAGGCAAGGCAACAGAAAGGCTGTTTTTACCCATCATAAAGAAGATTTTACCAGAGATTATTGATATAAACCTGCCTGTTGAGGGCATATTTCACAATTTTGCTTTTGTATCTATCGACAAACAATTTCCAGGCCACGCCTTTAAGGTCATAAACGCTCTATGGGGATTGGGTATGATGAGTTTAACGAAAATCATTGTAATATTTGATAAACATGTAAATGTGCAGGATTTAAGTGAGGTAATCTGGCGACTTGGCAATAATATTGATCCGCAAAGGGATATAATCTTTACAAAAGGCCCACTTGATGTATTGGAGCATGCCTCAAGCCTGCCCAACTTCGGATCAAAAATGGGTATCGATGCAACAAAGAAACTAAAGGGTGAAGGATTTGAAAGAGAGTGGCCTGATGACATAGAAATGACTGAGGATGTTAAACATAAAATGGATAAATTGATCAAAAAATACCTGGGGAGGTGA
- a CDS encoding bifunctional riboflavin kinase/FAD synthetase translates to MKIIRDVFKKCDIQPTAVALGNFDGIHIGHRQLIEQTVRLAKRLSLTPALFTFYPHPNRIIKNIDEPFLIQTFKEKAKIIENLGVDVIICARFKKEFADLKPEEFVRDILLENFNAHAICVGHNYTFGKNGAGNPKTLKQLSFKYNFELLVIPPVKIDGVVVSSTKIREFLRNGNIKEANLFLGRNYTISGVVKKGDQRGSILGFPTANIYPKNEILLRSGVYAAYVWIDSKRFNAAVNVGTNPTFKGNIKHIEAFILNFNGNLYGKKITIEFIDFIRDEKKFKKIDDLVGQIEKDIKTVKAILEV, encoded by the coding sequence ATGAAGATCATAAGGGATGTTTTTAAAAAATGTGATATACAGCCCACAGCTGTTGCTTTGGGCAACTTTGACGGCATCCATATAGGACACAGGCAACTCATCGAGCAAACCGTCAGGCTTGCAAAAAGGCTTTCTTTGACTCCGGCTCTTTTTACCTTCTATCCTCACCCAAACCGCATAATCAAAAACATCGATGAGCCGTTTCTTATTCAAACCTTCAAGGAAAAGGCAAAGATTATCGAAAATTTGGGTGTTGATGTGATAATCTGTGCAAGGTTTAAAAAGGAGTTTGCAGATTTAAAACCTGAAGAATTTGTTAGAGATATTTTGCTTGAAAATTTTAACGCTCACGCTATTTGTGTGGGGCATAACTATACATTTGGCAAAAACGGCGCAGGCAATCCAAAAACACTCAAGCAATTGTCTTTTAAATATAATTTTGAGCTACTTGTTATACCACCCGTTAAAATAGATGGGGTTGTGGTGAGCTCAACAAAAATCAGGGAATTTTTAAGAAACGGCAATATAAAAGAGGCAAATCTCTTTTTAGGCAGAAACTACACCATCTCGGGCGTTGTAAAAAAAGGCGATCAGCGCGGCAGCATTCTTGGTTTTCCTACGGCAAATATCTATCCAAAAAACGAAATTCTTTTAAGAAGCGGCGTATATGCAGCCTATGTTTGGATAGACTCAAAACGATTCAACGCAGCGGTAAATGTCGGCACAAATCCAACATTTAAGGGCAATATAAAACATATTGAGGCTTTCATTCTAAATTTCAACGGCAACCTATACGGCAAAAAAATAACGATTGAATTTATCGACTTTATCAGGGATGAGAAAAAATTCAAAAAAATCGACGACCTTGTTGGGCAGATTGAAAAGGATATTAAAACAGTTAAAGCTATTTTAGAGGTTTAA
- the ychF gene encoding redox-regulated ATPase YchF — translation MGFKCGIVGLPNVGKSTTFNALSRGNAESSNFPFCTIDPNVGIAKVNDERLYKLAELVKPKKITPAVVEFVDIAGLVKGASQGAGLGNKFLSHIRDVEVIVHVVRCFEDEDIVHTLGEIDPKRDIEIIDTELILADLQTIENRTQKTGKLLKTGSKEAKEELAILQKFKEHLERGIPIRALNLNEAEKNLNKELRLLSAKKVIYVANVSENDLNGNEYSKIVEEIAKKENAPVIVLSGKLEEQLSKLGDEEKKEFMEMYDIEESGLDKLIKIGYRMLGLITFFTAGEKEVRGWTIKNGTTAKKAAGAIHSDIERGFIRAEIIPYEDYIKAGGEKQAKELGLMRLEGKDYIMKDGDVVYFRFNV, via the coding sequence ATGGGATTCAAATGCGGTATTGTGGGCCTGCCCAATGTGGGTAAATCCACAACCTTTAACGCTCTAAGCAGGGGCAATGCAGAAAGCTCAAACTTTCCATTCTGCACCATAGACCCCAATGTTGGCATAGCAAAGGTAAACGATGAAAGATTGTATAAGTTAGCTGAGCTTGTAAAACCCAAAAAAATCACACCCGCTGTGGTTGAATTTGTTGATATTGCAGGTCTTGTAAAAGGGGCAAGCCAAGGAGCCGGCCTTGGCAATAAATTTCTATCCCACATACGCGATGTAGAGGTGATCGTGCATGTTGTAAGATGCTTTGAGGATGAGGATATAGTCCATACACTGGGGGAGATTGACCCAAAAAGGGATATAGAAATCATCGATACAGAGCTTATACTTGCAGATCTTCAGACAATAGAAAACCGCACGCAAAAGACCGGCAAACTCTTAAAAACTGGCTCAAAAGAGGCAAAAGAGGAGCTTGCAATTCTACAAAAGTTTAAAGAGCATTTGGAAAGAGGCATACCAATAAGAGCCTTAAACCTAAACGAAGCAGAAAAAAACCTAAATAAAGAGTTAAGGCTATTAAGTGCAAAGAAGGTAATTTATGTTGCAAATGTCTCAGAAAACGATCTAAACGGCAATGAGTATTCAAAAATTGTTGAAGAGATAGCAAAAAAAGAAAATGCTCCTGTGATTGTGCTTTCAGGCAAACTTGAAGAGCAGCTTTCAAAACTTGGTGATGAAGAAAAAAAAGAATTTATGGAGATGTACGATATAGAAGAATCGGGCCTTGATAAACTGATAAAAATTGGATACAGAATGCTTGGTTTGATAACATTCTTTACAGCCGGAGAAAAAGAGGTGCGTGGATGGACTATTAAAAATGGCACAACGGCAAAAAAAGCCGCAGGTGCGATACATTCAGACATTGAGCGTGGCTTTATCAGGGCTGAGATTATACCGTATGAGGATTACATCAAAGCAGGCGGTGAAAAACAGGCAAAAGAGTTAGGTCTAATGAGGCTTGAAGGCAAGGATTACATAATGAAAGACGGTGATGTCGTCTATTTCAGGTTCAATGTATGA
- the prfA gene encoding peptide chain release factor 1 translates to MLEKLQKIEEKYTQIETQLGDPEIIKDREKYKNLSLELKKLQPVVEKAREYKETLNQIKENEELLEDEELKELAKEEIKKLKEKEEKLKQEIKIMLLPKDEADEKNVILEIRAGTGGEEAALFAADLFRMYSRFAEKKGFNIEILSKSMSDTGGFKEIIAEIKGKGAYSLFKYESGTHRVQRIPITESQGRIHTSAATVAVLPEAEDVDVQIDPDDLRIDVFRASGHGGQHVNTTDSAVRITHLPTGIVVSCQDEKSQYKNKEKAMRILKTRLYDFFRKQKEAERAKERKSQIGSGDRSERIRTYNFPQGRVTDHRINLTLYKLDAIMEGELDELIEALIVDDQAKKLKESAIEGE, encoded by the coding sequence TTGCTTGAAAAGCTTCAAAAGATAGAGGAAAAATATACACAGATAGAAACACAGCTTGGTGATCCGGAGATTATCAAAGATAGAGAAAAATACAAAAATTTATCACTTGAGCTAAAAAAGCTACAACCTGTTGTGGAAAAAGCCAGAGAATATAAGGAAACCCTAAACCAGATAAAAGAAAATGAAGAACTTTTAGAGGATGAAGAGCTAAAGGAGCTTGCAAAAGAGGAGATAAAGAAACTAAAAGAAAAGGAAGAAAAACTCAAGCAGGAAATAAAGATCATGCTGCTTCCCAAAGATGAGGCTGATGAGAAAAATGTTATACTTGAAATCAGGGCTGGCACAGGTGGGGAGGAGGCTGCCCTATTTGCTGCAGATCTATTCAGGATGTATTCAAGATTTGCCGAAAAGAAAGGCTTTAATATAGAGATTTTGAGCAAAAGCATGTCAGATACAGGAGGATTTAAGGAGATTATTGCAGAGATTAAGGGAAAGGGTGCATATTCATTGTTTAAATACGAAAGCGGCACGCACAGGGTTCAGCGTATACCGATAACCGAATCTCAGGGCAGAATCCATACATCCGCTGCAACCGTAGCTGTATTACCCGAAGCAGAAGATGTCGATGTTCAGATCGATCCAGATGATTTAAGAATAGATGTTTTCAGGGCAAGTGGCCACGGCGGTCAGCATGTAAACACTACCGATTCAGCCGTAAGAATCACGCACCTGCCCACAGGCATCGTTGTTAGCTGTCAGGACGAAAAATCTCAATACAAAAACAAAGAAAAGGCGATGAGGATTTTAAAAACGAGACTTTATGATTTCTTCAGAAAACAGAAAGAAGCAGAAAGAGCCAAAGAAAGAAAAAGCCAGATAGGATCAGGTGATAGATCCGAAAGAATCAGAACATACAACTTTCCACAGGGCAGAGTAACCGACCACAGAATCAACCTGACGCTGTATAAATTAGATGCAATTATGGAAGGTGAACTGGATGAGCTAATCGAGGCATTGATTGTGGATGATCAGGCAAAAAAACTCAAAGAAAGTGCAATAGAGGGAGAATAA
- a CDS encoding phosphoribosyltransferase, translated as MKLLFDEHLIDKKTEELAKKIDEKIKKMDADAVMMYIEKGGKPFFEKLLSKMQTKPITDSIRVKSYIGTQSSGKIEWLKKPSIDIKDKTCILVDDILDTGQTIKRVKEYLLKNGAKECLICVAVNKHERRLEDIEPDYYLFDLDGGFIIGFGMDYNEQYRDLPAIYLMGES; from the coding sequence GTGAAGCTGTTATTTGATGAACACTTGATAGACAAAAAAACAGAGGAGCTTGCAAAAAAAATAGATGAAAAAATAAAAAAGATGGATGCGGATGCTGTTATGATGTATATTGAGAAGGGTGGCAAACCTTTCTTTGAAAAGCTGCTGTCCAAAATGCAAACAAAACCTATCACCGACAGCATAAGGGTAAAAAGCTACATAGGCACGCAAAGCTCTGGCAAAATCGAATGGCTAAAAAAACCATCTATAGATATTAAAGATAAAACATGCATACTGGTTGATGATATTTTAGATACTGGCCAGACGATAAAAAGGGTTAAAGAGTATCTTTTAAAAAACGGCGCAAAGGAGTGCTTGATCTGCGTTGCCGTTAACAAACATGAAAGAAGGCTTGAGGATATAGAGCCGGATTATTACCTGTTTGATTTAGATGGCGGATTTATTATAGGCTTTGGCATGGATTACAACGAGCAATACAGAGATCTGCCTGCAATCTATCTGATGGGCGAATCCTAA
- the amrS gene encoding AmmeMemoRadiSam system radical SAM enzyme, which yields MKEAYLYEKLDNNKVQCNLCSFRCKLGEDKYGICSVRKNIKGTLYTLVYPKTVAKATDPIEKKPLFHFLPGSKSYSIATVGCNFQCLYCQNWQISQYPKENKMQIVGEDYPPESVVEDAIVSGCKSIAYTYTEPTIFFEYAIDTAKIAKQKGLKNIFVSNGYMTKEAIDMMDGLIDAANIDLKSFSDAYYLQICGGARLKPVLEAIEYMKKKGIWVEITTLVIPEVNDDPAELMQIAEFIASIDKSIPWHISRFYPAYKFDNVMPTSVELIKNIRQIGLSMGLKYVYTGNIPGDEGEHTYCPKCNEIVIGRYGYEIIEYKIKDGRCAYCGEKIDLVES from the coding sequence ATGAAAGAGGCGTATCTGTATGAAAAATTAGATAACAATAAGGTTCAATGCAATTTATGCTCATTTAGATGCAAACTGGGGGAGGATAAATACGGTATCTGCAGCGTCAGAAAAAACATCAAAGGCACATTATACACACTCGTTTATCCCAAAACTGTGGCAAAGGCAACTGATCCAATAGAAAAAAAACCTCTGTTTCACTTTCTACCGGGCAGTAAATCCTACTCCATCGCCACTGTTGGATGCAATTTTCAATGCCTCTATTGCCAGAACTGGCAGATAAGTCAGTATCCCAAAGAAAACAAGATGCAGATCGTTGGTGAGGATTATCCTCCTGAAAGTGTTGTGGAGGATGCGATCGTCTCAGGCTGCAAATCGATTGCCTACACCTACACAGAGCCCACAATCTTTTTTGAATATGCCATAGACACAGCAAAGATAGCAAAACAGAAAGGACTTAAAAATATTTTTGTCTCAAACGGATACATGACAAAAGAAGCGATAGATATGATGGACGGATTGATCGATGCTGCAAACATCGACTTAAAGTCATTTTCCGATGCCTATTACCTTCAGATCTGCGGTGGGGCACGCCTAAAGCCTGTTTTAGAGGCTATTGAATATATGAAGAAAAAAGGTATATGGGTTGAGATTACAACACTGGTTATTCCCGAGGTGAACGACGATCCTGCAGAGCTGATGCAGATTGCTGAATTCATCGCATCGATCGATAAATCTATTCCCTGGCATATTAGCCGTTTCTATCCTGCTTATAAATTCGATAATGTTATGCCCACATCGGTTGAGTTGATAAAAAACATCAGACAGATCGGTTTATCAATGGGTCTAAAATATGTTTATACGGGCAACATTCCAGGTGATGAAGGCGAGCATACCTACTGTCCAAAATGCAACGAAATCGTAATAGGTAGATATGGCTATGAGATTATAGAATACAAAATCAAAGACGGCAGATGCGCCTATTGCGGCGAAAAAATAGATCTGGTGGAGAGTTAA